From Cercospora beticola chromosome 6, complete sequence, a single genomic window includes:
- a CDS encoding uncharacterized protein (BUSCO:EOG09261S0S): protein MAFNFNWSPLIADTERVRDMLTSALNKSPKPPIIVDDIIVNELNLGATPPELEILEIGDLAEDRFRGIFKMSYAGDAYLTLKTRVQANPLNTYLSTKPSFASPQPLAASSSLTIPIQITLSEIRLSGFVILVFSKSKGITIVFRNDPLEKLKVSSTFDSIPFVRDYLQKTIGNQLRILFMEDLPAIIHRLSLQKFSPDYQTAENQEPKRSELPSDISVDPLASPALGATDGILSPGGTLSLETPVETYASFSQKNMIRLATLAESQRTLSLFTPSMRDTVYRAWASAYRDEMQNGTLSPTRPGLARLQTSIASRSAVSSATSLASGAGTETTRPSLVAMSSAATVYTLNSTGSRTRPRKRKNRVVNLRKNRHENDHTETASVGTSGYDDSASHSGSSPSMVRSSTEATSATGSKLREGEITTPPRSPKKKVDFKHKAAAEETAERAQQSRSRPITPKDSLQVPEEDDIDRTPRASMYVPREEQKVQKPAVNQLPRMQAFPSRSPSPEVSRRPSYDLRRSSSELRLESRTSSEIKLQSLLTAFSESSTGGILERAWMEKMAGDIARKITQERTKNKAWRAPSEGGIEEEAPPAYVS, encoded by the coding sequence atgGCCTTCAACTTCAACTGGTCGCCGCTCATCGCGGACACGGAGCGCGTGCGCGACATGCTCACGAGCGCGTTAAACAAATCGCCGAAACCAcccatcatcgtcgacgaCATCATCGTGAACGAACTGAACCTCGGCGCGACGCCGCCCGAATTGGAAATATTGGAGATTGGCGATTTGGCAGAGGATAGATTTCGAGGCATTTTCAAGATGAGCTACGCGGGCGACGCATACTTGACTCTGAAGACTAGGGTGCAGGCGAACCCGCTGAACACATACCTATCAACAAAGCCGAGCTTCGCGAGCCCTCAGCCGCTGGCAGCGAGCAGCAGTTTGACGATTCCGATACAAATCACACTGTCTGAGATTCGACTGTCCGGCTTTGTGATCCTGGTGTTTTCGAAATCGAAAGGCATCACGATTGTGTTCAGGAACGACCCTCTGGAAAAGCTCAAGGTCTCGTCGACCTTCGACTCAATACCCTTTGTTCGCGATTATCTTCAAAAGACGATTGGGAATCAGCTTCGAATACTGTTCATGGAAGACCTGCCCGCGATCATACATCGACTATCTCTGCAAAAGTTCAGCCCAGATTATCAAACAGCAGAGAATCAGGAGCCCAAGAGGAGCGAGCTTCCTTCAGACATTTCCGTGGATCCTCTCGCGAGTCCAGCTCTCGGTGCGACTGATGGGATTCTCAGCCCTGGTGGCACCTTATCGCTTGAAACACCAGTCGAGACGTATGCTTCGTTCTCGCAGAAGAACATGATCCGACTCGCGACTCTCGCGGAAAGCCAACGCACTCTCAGTCTCTTTACGCCATCCATGAGGGATACGGTGTACCGTGCGTGGGCATCCGCCTATCGCGATGAGATGCAGAACGGCACCCTTTCGCCCACCCGGCCCGGTCTTGCCAGGCTTCAAACATCAATCGCCTCGCGTAGCGCCGTTTCGTCTGCGACGTCGCTAGCTTCCGGAGCCGGTACAGAGACTACCAGACCCAGCCTTGTCGCCATGTCCTCCGCAGCGACCGTGTACACCCTGAATAGCACAGGATCTCGAACCCGgccgagaaagagaaagaacaGGGTCGTGAATCTGAGGAAGAATCGGCATGAAAATGATCACACAGAGACTGCTAGTGTTGGAACCAGTGGATACGACGACAGCGCAAGTCATTCGGGCTCTTCTCCCAGCATGGTACGATCGAGCACCGAGGCGACTTCGGCAACAGGGAGCAAGTTGCGCGAAGGCGAGATCACGACCCCGCCCAGGAGCCCAAAGAAGAAGGTTGACTTCAAGCATAAGGCTGCGGCGGAGGAGACTGCAGAGAGAGCCCAGCAGTCTCGATCAAGACCCATCACTCCTAAAGATTCACTGCAAGTCCCAGAGGAAGATGACATTGATCGAACGCCTCGAGCATCAATGTACGTGCCACGGGAGGAGCAAAAAGTGCAGAAACCTGCTGTAAACCAATTGCCCCGAATGCAGGCCTTCCCATCTCGGTCACCTTCGCCGGAGGTCAGCCGACGACCTTCGTACGATCTCCGCCGTTCTTCGTCCGAACTCCGATTAGAAAGTAGGACTTCATCAGAGATCAAGCTCCAGAGTCTCCTCACGGCCTTCAGCGAGAGCAGTACTGGTGGCATCTTGGAGCGAGCGtggatggagaagatggcagGGGACATTGCCAGAAAGATCACCCAGGAGCGCACCAAGAACAAAGCATGGCGCGCTCCTTCCGAGGGAGGCATCGAGGAGGAAGCCCCTCCTGCGTATGTCTCCTAG
- a CDS encoding uncharacterized protein (CAZy:GH17), which yields MRFSTSLAALAVTAQQAAAYYKGFNVGANNPDGSCKTREQWEEAFNKLRGLPQDINTVRLYASSDCNTLANAVPAAQNTGTQILVGVWTEDAAHFGAEKAALESAINTFGHDWILAISVGSEDLYRGDTDANTLAQQIYDVRGMVRAMGVEAEVGHVDTWNAFTNAANDPVILACDFIGLDAYPYWEGGSIEEAYDLFFKAYQATKDHVQSVGSGAWVWITETSWPVTGDNFGNAVPSVANAQKFWRSVACELFNEAHVFWYAYQDYNDSPSFGIFDSNGNAIYDLYAC from the exons ATGCGTTTCTCTACTTCCCTCGCTGCATTGGCAGTGACAGCTCAACAAGCTGCAGCGTACTACAAGG GCTTCAACGTCGGTGCCAACAACCCCGACGGAAGTTGCAAGACCAGAGAGCAATGGGAGGAGGCCTTCAATAAGTTGAGAGGTCTGCCGCAGGACATTAACACAGTCCGCCTCTACGCATCGAGCGATTGCAATACTCTTGCAAACGCGGTACCAGCTGCTCAGAACACTGGCACTCAAATCCTTGTTGGAGTCTGGACTGAGGATGCTGCCCACTTCGGCGCAGAGAAGGCCGCTCTCGAATCAGCGATCAACACCTTCGGCCACGACTGGATTTTGGCAATCTCGGTCGGCAGCGAGGATCTTTACCGCGGCGATACAGATGCCAATACTCTTGCCCAGCAGATCTACGATGTGAGAGGAATGGTGAGAGCAATGGGTGTTGAGGCCGAGGTTGGACACGTTGATACCTGGAACGCTTTCACCAATGCCGCGAATGATCCTGTGATTCTTGCTTGCGATTTTATTGGTCTCGATGCATACCCGTACTGGGAAGGTGGTTCGATTGAAGAGGCATACGACTTGTTCTTCAAGGCATACCAAGCTACGAAGGACCATGTGCAGTCGGTTGGAAGTGGTGCCTGGGTA TGGATCACCGAAACCTCCTGGCCAGTCACTGGGGACAACTTCGGCAACGCCGTTCCTTCTGTTGCCAATGCCCAAAAGTTCTGGCGCTCCGTGGCCTGCGAACTATTTAACGAAGCGCATGTGTTCTGGTATGCCTACCAGGACTACAACGACTCTCCGTCTTTTGGCATCTTCGACTCGAACGGCAACGCCATCTACGATTTGTACGCATGCTAA